The following proteins are co-located in the Aquarana catesbeiana isolate 2022-GZ linkage group LG02, ASM4218655v1, whole genome shotgun sequence genome:
- the LOC141129903 gene encoding macrophage migration inhibitory factor-like translates to MPTFKLFTNVPKYAIPEDLLCSLTEQLAKAMDKLAEYIAVHIQPDQMMSFGGSTEPCALCSLKSIGKIGGPQNKTYTKLLSGILSSCQHISPDRVYINYYNLNPANGGWNSSTFA, encoded by the coding sequence ATGCCCACATTCAAGCTCTTCACTAATGTGCCCAAGTATGCCATTCCTGAGGACCTGCTGTGTAGTCTGACCGAGCAGCTGGCCAAGGCCATGGACAAGCTGGCAGAGTACATTGCTGTGCATATTCAGCCAGATCAAATGATGAGCTTTGGTGGCTCCACGGAGCCTTGTGCTCTTTGTTCCTTGAAAAGTATTGGCAAGATTGGAGGTCCGCAGAACAAGACTTACACCAAGTTACTAAGTGGTATACTAAGCAGCTGTCAGCATATCTCCCCTGACAGGGTTTACATCAATTATTACAATTTAAATCCTGCTAATGGGGGCTGGAACAGTTCTACCTTTGCTTAA